ATGGCCCCGCGCCGCAGGGCGGGCAGCCGCAGGGCCAGCAGCCGGCCGGGCAGCAGCCGACCGGTCAGCAGGCAGGAGTGCCGTTCGGCAAGGACCTCGCGTCCTCGCAGCTGCTGCGCCAGACCAAGCGCGCCCCGCAATCGGGTTGGCGCAAGGCGCTGTACGTGGCCAGCGGCCGTTCGATCAACCTCGGGGAGAGCGCGTCCGACCTGCGCCGCCGCGAGCTGATCGGCCGGATCAACCAGCCGCTGCAGGGCTGCTACAAGATCGCGATGCTGAGCCTGAAGGGCGGCGTCGGCAAGACGACCACGACCGCGACGCTGGGCTCCACGTTCTCCTCGCTGCGCGGTGACCGGGTCATCGCGGTGGACGCCAACCCCGACCGCGGCACGCTGAGCCAGAAGATCCCGCTGGAGACCACGGCCACCGTGCGCCACTTGCTGCGGGACGCGCAGCGCATCCGCAAGTACAGCGACGTGCGGTCCTACACCTCGCAGGGCCCGAGCCGGTTGGAGATCCTCGCCAGCGAGCAGGACCCGGCGGTCTCCGAGGCGTTCAGCGAGGACGACTACCAGCGCACGGTGACGCTGCTGGAGCACTTCTACAACATCGTGCTGACCGACTGCGGCACCGGACTGATGCACTCGGCGATGAAGGGCGTGCTCGACGTCGCGGACTCGCTGGTGATCGTCTCGTCCAGCTCCATCGACGGGGCGCGCAGCGCGTCGGCGACGTTGGACTGGCTCGACGCGCACGGCTACGGCCAGCTCGTGTCCCGCTCGGTCGCGGTGATCAACTCGGTGCGGCCGGGGTCCGGCAAGGTCGACGTCGACAAGCTCAGCGCGCACTTCGGTTCGCGCTGCCGCGCGGTGTCCCGGATCCCGTTCGACCCGCACTTGGAAGAGGGCGCGGAGGTCGAGCTGGACCAGCTCGCCGCCCCGACCCGGCTCGCCCTGCTGGAACTCGCGGCGATCGTCGCGGACGACTTCCCGCAGGCTTTCGGGCGCCAGCGCCAAGCCTGACCCCGCTTAGCAACGGCCCGCCCCACCTCGAATCCGGTGGGGCGGGCCGTTCGCTGTGCAAAGCCGACTTGAAACTCCGGCGCGCCCGTTCGCGGGCGCGGGAAGTCAGTCCTGGTCGCGGTCGTTCTTGTTGCGCTGTTGCTCGTCGAGACGACGCAGGAACTCCGGGTCGTCATCCGGCGCCAGCGGCGCTGCGCGACGCGGCGTGCTCGCACCCTCGTTCGCGGTGTCGCGCACGGGGCCGAACGCGCGCCACATCAGAGCGGCCACGGTGAGCGCGCCGATCGCTGCCAGGACGTAGATCATCAGGACACCTCCACTGCTCACCCCCGAGGTTAGCCGGAGAACGGCGGGTGGTGGGGTGCGCCGATCAGGGAACATCCGACGGTGCGGCGGAATTCGTCGGCGGCGCGGCGATGGGCCGTGCCCGGCCCGCCTCGGGCGGTGCTAGCCGCGGAGGCGGACCGGGCGCGTGCCGATCGTCGAGCGACTCAGGCGGAGCGGACGTCGTTGGTGAGTTCGGCCAACAGCGTGCGCACTTCCGATTCGCGGAACCGGCGGTGGCCGCCGGGAGTGCGAATGGAACCGATCCGGCCTGCCGTCGCCCATCTCGTCACCGTCTTCGGGTCGACCCGGAACAACGAGGCGACCTCACCGGGGGTGAGCAGCTGTTCCTGACCGTTCTGGCGAGACTGGGGAGTCGTCGCGGTCACAGGGGACCTCCACAATGCGGACGGTTTTTCGGGCATTCCGGTCGCATCCTGGCACCTCGATGGTCAGGTACTCGAACATTCGAGTCCAGGTAAAGGGAAGGTAAGGGACGAAAGCGGCGCTTCGGGCGAGATGGGGGAGAACTTCCCGATCTGCCCGTGCTCTACCCTGGCTGACGTGCAGGAACAGCGAACCGCATCGGTAACGGAGTCGGCCCCGCCGACCAACTTGGCGCGGGACATCGCGCTGTACACCGTGGTCAGGCTGGCCATGCTGCTCGCGGTCGTGGCCGTGCTGGCGCTCTGCGGGGTGCCGCTGCTGGTCGCCGCCGCGGTGTCCGTGGTGGTCGTCATGCCGCTGTCCATGGTGGTCTTCGGCGGGCTGCGCCGCCGCGTCGCCACCGGCATGGTGCACCGCGCCCGGCGTCGCGAACAACTGCGCGCCGAACTCCGCGGCGAGCGAGGGCAGTCCGATGACCAGGACTGATCCCCGCGGCTCCGGCGCGGTGACCGACCGCTCCTGCGACCGCACCCGCTCCTGGGCGGGCGAAGCGGTCCGCGTGATCGAAGCCGACGCGAACCGCAGCGCCGACACGCACCTGCTGCGGTTCCCGCTGCCGTCGGCCTGGGGCATCGACCTCTACCTCAAGGACGAGTCAACTCATCCGACCGGTTCGCTCAAGCACCGGCTGGCCCGATCGCTGTTCCTCTACGCCCTCTGCAACGGGTGGGTGACGGAGAACACTCCGGTGATCGAGGCGTCGTCGGGCTCCACCGCGGTCTCCGAGGCGCATTTCGCGCAGCTGCTGGGACTTCCGTTCATCGCGGTCATGCCGCGCTCCACCAGCCCCGAGAAGGTGGCGTTGATCGAGCGCCACGGCGGCACCTGCCACTACGTGGACCAGCCCGGCGCGATCTACGACGAGTCCCGCAGGCTCGCCGCCGAACTCGGCGGGCACTTCATGGACCAGTTCACCCACGCCGAACGCGCCACGGACTGGCGCGGCAACAACAACATCGCCGAATCGATCTTCGACCAGCTGGCGCTGGAACGGCACCCGATCCCGGAGTGGATCGTCACCGGAGCGGGCACCGGCGGCACCAGCGCGACGCTCGGCCGCTACATCCGCTACCGCAGGCACGACACCCGGCTCGCCGTGGTCGACCCGGAGCACTCCGTGTTCTACGACGCGTGGTGCCACGGAGATCCCGGCCGGACCGGCGAGCGCGGATCGCTCATCGAGGGCATCGGCAGGCCGCGGGTCGAACCGTCCTTCATCGGCCAGGCCATCGACCGCATGATCAAGGTCCCGGACGCCGCCTCCATCGCCACCATCCGCTGGGCCGAGGACGTGCTGGGCCGCCGCGTCGGCGGCTCCACCGGCACCAACCTGTGGGGAGTGTTCGGCCTCGTCGCGGAGATGGTGCGCGACGGCAGGACCGGCAGCATCGTCACGCTGCTCTGCGACGGCGGTGAGCGCTACGCCGAGACCTACTACGACGACCAGTGGGTGGCGGGTCACGGCTTCGACCTCAGCGGCCCGCTCGGCACCCTCGCCGAGTTCCACCGCAGCGGGACCTGGCCGCTCTCCGGGTGAGCGGCGAGCGGCACGTAGTCTGCGATCAAGCCACTAGTCCGAGGAGGGGCATGCGCCGGCCGACGAACTCAGCCGCGGTGCTGGTACCCACGGCCGCGCTCGCCGTCGTGCTCGCCGCCTGCACCTCGGGCGGGACGCCGCCCGCGCCGAGCAGCGCACCGGCCACGAGCGGCAGCGACCAGACCGAACCGGAATCGGTGACGCCGTCGATCACCCGCGAAGTGCCGCCGCAGCAACGCCGGAGCCTCGCGGGCGCCTCCGCGCCGCAGCTGTGCGGGCTGATCACCGTGGACGAACTCGCGCAGTTCGGCTACACCGTGCGGCCCGGAGTCCCGCGCGAGATCGGATTCGAACCTCCGGTGCGCGGCTGCCAGTTCCAAGCCGACAGCGGCGTGCGCTCGATCCTGATCGCCTCCCAGCCCGAGGGCTACGCGGATCTCGGGGAGGACGAGGTGCGCCTCGGCGAGCTGCCCGGCACGGAAACGTTGCGCGCCAACGACTGCACCGTGTTCGCCGCCGCGGGAGACGCGACCCTCCAGGTCACGGCGAAGGCCGCCGAAGCCGATTCCGACGAGTGCGAAGCAGCCCAGGGAATAACCCAGTACGTCCTCGCCGCCGTGCGGTGATGGTTTCCCGGTCGTTTTGCTTTGGTGGTCGGGTGGCGGAACCTCAGTGAGCCTCTCGCTGCGGGATCTTTTTCCCAAGTGGCTCCGCCACGAGGGAAAAAGCTGTCCTCGCGAGAGGCTCACTGAGAACCCGCGGGTGGTCGGCTTTTTGACGTGGGCTATTCGCTTCGCGAATACAGGCACGGCTTCGCCGCAAGGCAGGCTTGCTTCGCAGCCCAAGGCACGGCTTCGCCGCCATGCACGGCCTTTCGGCCGCTAAGCAGGCTTGCTTCGCAGCCCAGAGCACGGCTTCGCCGCTAGGCACGGCCTTTCGGCCGCAGAGCAGGCTTCGCTTCGCGGCCCAAGGCACGGCTTCGCCGCGAAGTGAGGCAGGTGGGCTTCGCCGCGCGGTGCGGGTTCGCTTCGCTGCGCCGGGTGGGGGTGGGTGCTCGTCGGTCAGCCGAATGCGAGGGCCAGGGCGGTGGCGAGGGCCCAGACGAGCATGGCCAAGCCCGTGTCGCGGAGGGCGGGGATGAGCTTGCGCCCGGTGCCGCCCCTGGTCACGGCCAGCACCGAATTGATCAGCAGGGGCAGGGCCAGGAAGCCCAGCAGCGCCCAGGAGTTGCGCAGGCCGATCAGCACGGTGATCAGGAACGGGATCAGCGCCAGCGTCACGTACAGGGTGCGGGTGTCGCGGTCGCCCAGCAGGACCGCCAAGGTGCGCTTGCCGGTGACCCGGTCCGTCGGGATGTCGCGCAGGTTGTTCGCCACCAGCACGGCGCTGGAGAACGAGCCGATGGCCACCGCGCCACCGACGCCGAAACCGCTGATCGTGCCCGCCTGCACGAACATCGTGCCGAGCACCGCGATCAAGCCGAAGAACACGAACACGGCGATCTCGCCGAGCCCCGCGTAGCCGTACGGCCGCTTGCCGCCGGTGTAGTACCAGGCTCCCGCGATGCACAGCGCGCCGAGCAGCAGCATCCACCACTGCCCGCTCAGCACGACCACGCCGATGCCCGCGAGCGCGCCCAGGCCGAAGCAGCCGAACGCCGCGTTGCGCACCGCCACCGGGTCGGCCGCACCCGAACCGACCAGCCGGAACGGGCCGACCCGATCGGCGTCGGTGCCCCGGATGCCGTCCGAGTAGTCGTTCGCGAAGTTCACCCCGGTGATCAGCAGCAGCGACACCGCCAGCGCGAGCAGCGCGATCGGCACGCTCCACTGGTCCACCCCGGTCGCCGCCCCGGTGCCGACCAGGACCGGCGCGATCGCGTTCGGCCACGTCCGCAGGCGTGCGCCCTCAATCCACTGCTTCACGGTCGCCATGTGAATCATCTTCGCGCATCACTCCTCGTCACCGGGTGAGAGTCGCGCGCAACGAGCGCCGGTCCGGCTTGCCGGGGCCGCGCAACGGCAGCTCGGCCACGAACTCGATGCGCTTCGGCGTGCTCGCCGCACCCGCGCGGTCCCGCACCGACGTGCGCAGTTCCGCCACCGGCGGTGGCGCCGACGGGTCGGCGGGCACGACGACCGCGACCACGGCCTGGCCCCACTCCGGATCGTCGATGCCCAGCACGCACGCCTCGCGGACGCCGGGGTGCTCGGTGAGGACGCGCTCCACCAGGACGGGGGCGACGTTCACGCCGCCCGTGATGATCACGTCGTCGGCCCGGCCGAGGATCTCCAACCTGCCGCCGTCGACGCGGCCCAGGTCGCCGGTGTGGAACCAGCCGTCGCGGAAC
This window of the Saccharopolyspora gloriosae genome carries:
- a CDS encoding PLP-dependent cysteine synthase family protein translates to MTRTDPRGSGAVTDRSCDRTRSWAGEAVRVIEADANRSADTHLLRFPLPSAWGIDLYLKDESTHPTGSLKHRLARSLFLYALCNGWVTENTPVIEASSGSTAVSEAHFAQLLGLPFIAVMPRSTSPEKVALIERHGGTCHYVDQPGAIYDESRRLAAELGGHFMDQFTHAERATDWRGNNNIAESIFDQLALERHPIPEWIVTGAGTGGTSATLGRYIRYRRHDTRLAVVDPEHSVFYDAWCHGDPGRTGERGSLIEGIGRPRVEPSFIGQAIDRMIKVPDAASIATIRWAEDVLGRRVGGSTGTNLWGVFGLVAEMVRDGRTGSIVTLLCDGGERYAETYYDDQWVAGHGFDLSGPLGTLAEFHRSGTWPLSG
- a CDS encoding 1,4-dihydroxy-2-naphthoate polyprenyltransferase; the encoded protein is MATVKQWIEGARLRTWPNAIAPVLVGTGAATGVDQWSVPIALLALAVSLLLITGVNFANDYSDGIRGTDADRVGPFRLVGSGAADPVAVRNAAFGCFGLGALAGIGVVVLSGQWWMLLLGALCIAGAWYYTGGKRPYGYAGLGEIAVFVFFGLIAVLGTMFVQAGTISGFGVGGAVAIGSFSSAVLVANNLRDIPTDRVTGKRTLAVLLGDRDTRTLYVTLALIPFLITVLIGLRNSWALLGFLALPLLINSVLAVTRGGTGRKLIPALRDTGLAMLVWALATALALAFG
- a CDS encoding DUF4229 domain-containing protein; the protein is MQEQRTASVTESAPPTNLARDIALYTVVRLAMLLAVVAVLALCGVPLLVAAAVSVVVVMPLSMVVFGGLRRRVATGMVHRARRREQLRAELRGERGQSDDQD
- a CDS encoding AAA family ATPase — its product is MTGRYEEPETQRDAGSASPGADSAQQANGATDHATPDYGDGAVPAAPQPYAEPGTTPNTPLQGAGNAGGPQPYYPGGNPNVQSGQSVPDAGPQYPQYTEQTPSGPQPNQQQPNQPQPNQSGPYPVPGGPSGPHQVPGGQSGPYPAPGGQSGPYQVAGNSGPYQVPGGQSGPYQVGGQPNPYAPVAGPFPQQQGYPQQPPHGPAPQGGQPQGQQPAGQQPTGQQAGVPFGKDLASSQLLRQTKRAPQSGWRKALYVASGRSINLGESASDLRRRELIGRINQPLQGCYKIAMLSLKGGVGKTTTTATLGSTFSSLRGDRVIAVDANPDRGTLSQKIPLETTATVRHLLRDAQRIRKYSDVRSYTSQGPSRLEILASEQDPAVSEAFSEDDYQRTVTLLEHFYNIVLTDCGTGLMHSAMKGVLDVADSLVIVSSSSIDGARSASATLDWLDAHGYGQLVSRSVAVINSVRPGSGKVDVDKLSAHFGSRCRAVSRIPFDPHLEEGAEVELDQLAAPTRLALLELAAIVADDFPQAFGRQRQA
- a CDS encoding BldC family transcriptional regulator, which encodes MTATTPQSRQNGQEQLLTPGEVASLFRVDPKTVTRWATAGRIGSIRTPGGHRRFRESEVRTLLAELTNDVRSA
- a CDS encoding DUF3558 family protein; this encodes MRRPTNSAAVLVPTAALAVVLAACTSGGTPPAPSSAPATSGSDQTEPESVTPSITREVPPQQRRSLAGASAPQLCGLITVDELAQFGYTVRPGVPREIGFEPPVRGCQFQADSGVRSILIASQPEGYADLGEDEVRLGELPGTETLRANDCTVFAAAGDATLQVTAKAAEADSDECEAAQGITQYVLAAVR